From Vitis vinifera cultivar Pinot Noir 40024 chromosome 5, ASM3070453v1, the proteins below share one genomic window:
- the LOC100232960 gene encoding nhx1 antiporter (The RefSeq protein has 11 substitutions compared to this genomic sequence) — translation MGFELGSVVMKLGMVSTSDHSSVVSMNLFVALLCACIVVDHWLEEYRWMNESITALALGLCTGIIILLTTRGKSSHILVFSEDLFFIYLLPPIIFNAGFQVKKKQFFRTFMTIMLFGAIGTXISFGIISLGAIHFFKKMKIGSXDIEDXLALGXIFSATDSVCTLQVLNQDETPLLYSLVFGEGVVNDATSVVLFNAIQSFDLSHIDSSIALQFIGNFLYLFITSTMLGVFAGLLSAYIIKKLYFGRHSTDREVAIMILMAYLSYMLAELFYLSAILTVFFCGIVMSHYTWHNVTESSRVTTKHAFATLSFVAEIFIFLYVGMDALDIEKWRFVSDSPGKSIGVSSILLGLVLVERAAFVFPLSFLSNLTKKSSSEKIHIEQQVTIWWAGLMRGAVSMALAYNQFTRAGHTQLRGNAIMITSTISVVLFSTVVFGLMTKPLVRLLLPSPKPFSSMISSEPSSPKYLVVPLIGNGEETETDQASQNVPRPTSLRMLLSTPSHTVHHYWRKFDDSFMRPVFGGRGFTPFIPGSPTEPNLGQWR, via the exons ATGGGGTTTGAATTAGGCTCTGTTGTGATGAAATTGGGAATGGTCTCTACATCTGATCACAGTTCTGTGGTCTCCATGAATCTATTTGTGGCGCTTCTCTGCGCGTGTATAGTGGTGGGTCACTTGTTAGAGGAGTATCGATGGATGAACGAGTCAATCACAGCCCTTGCGCTT GGTCTGTGCACAGGAATTATTATTCTACTAACCACCCGAGGAAAAAGCTCACATATTTTAGTATTCAGTGAagatcttttctttatttatcttCTTCCACCTATCATTTTTAATGCTGG CTTCCAGGTGAAAAAGAAGCAGTTTTTTCGTAACTTCATGACCATCATGCTGTTTGGAGCTATTGGAACTCTGATATCTTTTGGCATCATATCATTAG GTGCTATACACTTTTTCAAGAAGATGAAAATTGGCTCCCTCGATATAGGGGATTACCTTG CACTTGGAGCAATATTTTCTGCAACAGATTCCGTTTGCACATTGCAG GTGCTTAATCAGGATGAGACACCCTTACTCTACAGTCTGGTTTTTGGAGAAGGTGTTGTGAATGATGCCACATCTGTGGTGCTTTTCAATGCAATCCAGAGCTTTGACCTCTCTCACATCGATTCAAGCATTGCCTTGCAGTTCATTGGcaactttttgtatttatttatcaCAAGTACCATGCTGGGAGTTTTT GCTGGACTGCTTAGCgcatatattattaaaaagctCTATTTTGGAAG GCATTCGACTGATCGGGAGGTTGCAATCATGATACTCATGGCTTACCTTTCGTATATGCTGGCTGAA CTGTTCTATTTAAGTGCCATTCTCACTGTGTTCTTTTGCGGGATTGTCATGTCTCACTACACATGGCATAATGTGACTGAAAGTTCAAGAGTGACTACCAA GCATGCTTTTGCGACATTGTCATTTGTTGCtgaaatttttatctttctatATGTTGGCATGGATGCCTTGGACATTGAGAAATGGAGATTTGTAAGTGATAG CCCTGGAAAATCAATTGGTGTGAGCTCGATACTGTTGGGACTGGTTCTGGTTGGAAGGGCAGCATTTGTTTTCCCTTTATCCTTTCTGTCCAACTTGACTAAGAAATCATCAAGCGAGAAAATTCACATAAAACAGCAA GTCACAATTTGGTGGGCTGGTCTTATGCGTGGTGCTGTTTCTATGGCACTAGCTTATAATCAG TTTACTAGGGCAGGCCATACTCAATTGCGCGGGAATGCAATTATGATCACCAGTACTATCTCAGTTGTTCTTTTCAGTACAGTG GTGTTTGGGTTGATGACAAAGCCTTTAGTGAGGTTATTGCTTCCTTCTCCAAAACCCTTCACCAGCATGATTTCTTCTGAACCATCCAGTCCTAAATACCTCGTTGTCCCACTTATCGGTAATGGGGAGGAGACAGAAACTGACCAGGCCAGCCAAAATGTACCCCGCCCCACCAGCTTACGGATGCTCCTAAGCACTCCCAGTCACACTGTTCACCATTACTGGCGAAAATTTGATGATTCCTTCATGAGACCTGTTTTTGGTGGACGGGGATTTACACCCTTCATCCCTGGATCACCCACTGAACCAAACCTTGGTCAATGGCGATGA
- the LOC100232960 gene encoding nhx1 antiporter isoform X1, with protein sequence MGFELGSVVMKLGMVSTSDHSSVVSMNLFVALLCACIVVGHLLEEYRWMNESITALALGLCTGIIILLTTRGKSSHILVFSEDLFFIYLLPPIIFNAGFQVKKKQFFRNFMTIMLFGAIGTLISFGIISLGAIHFFKKMKIGSLDIGDYLALGAIFSATDSVCTLQVLNQDETPLLYSLVFGEGVVNDATSVVLFNAIQSFDLSHIDSSIALQFIGNFLYLFITSTMLGVFAGLLSAYIIKKLYFGRHSTDREVAIMILMAYLSYMLAELFYLSAILTVFFCGIVMSHYTWHNVTESSRVTTKHAFATLSFVAEIFIFLYVGMDALDIEKWRFVSDSPGKSIGVSSILLGLVLVGRAAFVFPLSFLSNLTKKSSSEKIHIKQQVTIWWAGLMRGAVSMALAYNQFTRAGHTQLRGNAIMITSTISVVLFSTVVFGLMTKPLVRLLLPSPKPFTSMISSEPSSPKYLVVPLIGNGEETETDQASQNVPRPTSLRMLLSTPSHTVHHYWRKFDDSFMRPVFGGRGFTPFIPGSPTEPNLGQWR encoded by the exons ATGGGGTTTGAATTAGGCTCTGTTGTGATGAAATTGGGAATGGTCTCTACATCTGATCACAGTTCTGTGGTCTCCATGAATCTATTTGTGGCGCTTCTCTGCGCGTGTATAGTGGTGGGTCACTTGTTAGAGGAGTATCGATGGATGAACGAGTCAATCACAGCCCTTGCGCTT GGTCTGTGCACAGGAATTATTATTCTACTAACCACCCGAGGAAAAAGCTCACATATTTTAGTATTCAGTGAagatcttttctttatttatcttCTTCCACCTATCATTTTTAATGCTGG CTTCCAGGTGAAAAAGAAGCAGTTTTTTCGTAACTTCATGACCATCATGCTGTTTGGAGCTATTGGAACTCTGATATCTTTTGGCATCATATCATTAG GTGCTATACACTTTTTCAAGAAGATGAAAATTGGCTCCCTCGATATAGGGGATTACCTTG CACTTGGAGCAATATTTTCTGCAACAGATTCCGTTTGCACATTGCAG GTGCTTAATCAGGATGAGACACCCTTACTCTACAGTCTGGTTTTTGGAGAAGGTGTTGTGAATGATGCCACATCTGTGGTGCTTTTCAATGCAATCCAGAGCTTTGACCTCTCTCACATCGATTCAAGCATTGCCTTGCAGTTCATTGGcaactttttgtatttatttatcaCAAGTACCATGCTGGGAGTTTTT GCTGGACTGCTTAGCgcatatattattaaaaagctCTATTTTGGAAG GCATTCGACTGATCGGGAGGTTGCAATCATGATACTCATGGCTTACCTTTCGTATATGCTGGCTGAA CTGTTCTATTTAAGTGCCATTCTCACTGTGTTCTTTTGCGGGATTGTCATGTCTCACTACACATGGCATAATGTGACTGAAAGTTCAAGAGTGACTACCAA GCATGCTTTTGCGACATTGTCATTTGTTGCtgaaatttttatctttctatATGTTGGCATGGATGCCTTGGACATTGAGAAATGGAGATTTGTAAGTGATAG CCCTGGAAAATCAATTGGTGTGAGCTCGATACTGTTGGGACTGGTTCTGGTTGGAAGGGCAGCATTTGTTTTCCCTTTATCCTTTCTGTCCAACTTGACTAAGAAATCATCAAGCGAGAAAATTCACATAAAACAGCAA GTCACAATTTGGTGGGCTGGTCTTATGCGTGGTGCTGTTTCTATGGCACTAGCTTATAATCAG TTTACTAGGGCAGGCCATACTCAATTGCGCGGGAATGCAATTATGATCACCAGTACTATCTCAGTTGTTCTTTTCAGTACAGTG GTGTTTGGGTTGATGACAAAGCCTTTAGTGAGGTTATTGCTTCCTTCTCCAAAACCCTTCACCAGCATGATTTCTTCTGAACCATCCAGTCCTAAATACCTCGTTGTCCCACTTATCGGTAATGGGGAGGAGACAGAAACTGACCAGGCCAGCCAAAATGTACCCCGCCCCACCAGCTTACGGATGCTCCTAAGCACTCCCAGTCACACTGTTCACCATTACTGGCGAAAATTTGATGATTCCTTCATGAGACCTGTTTTTGGTGGACGGGGATTTACACCCTTCATCCCTGGATCACCCACTGAACCAAACCTTGGTCAATGGCGATGA
- the LOC100247810 gene encoding vesicle-associated protein 1-2 produces the protein MELLEIQPRELKFTFELKKQSSCSIHLVNKSDQYLAFKVKTTSPKRYCVRPNTGVVKPNAECDVMVTMQAQRVAPPDMQCKDKFLIQSTVVPYGTTETDIRSDMFAKDSGKYLEEKKLRVVLIGPAHSPVLLPLNGLLKQDPCHENFSQKDQLLSGVENTPPAHVVAKDVEGFKTAKVTDESRAAKDVESRPAEDVDELKLTNDIAKENLAKDIEELNSKLNVVELNLSEAKLIITKLTEERSMATREKETLKHELAMLRKKSDVRRVRVGFPFLFVLIIALIGIAAGYLMHS, from the exons ATGGAGCTCTTGGAGATTCAACCACGCGAACTCAAGTTCACAT TTGAGTTGAAGAAACAAAGTTCATGCTCAATTCACCTTGTCAATAAATCCGATCAATATCTCGCTTTCAAG GTGAAGACCACATCTCCAAAAAGATATTGTGTGCGACCGAACACAGGCGTTGTTAAGCCAAATGCAGAATGTGATGTCATGG TTACCATGCAAGCTCAGCGTGTAGCTCCACCTGATATGCAGTGTAAAGATAAGTTCCTGATTCAAAGCACAGTTGTCCCCTATGGTACAACTGAAACCGATATTAGATCTGACATG TTTGCAAAAGATAGTGGCAAATACCTTGAAGAGAAAAAACTAAGAGTGGTTCTCATTGGCCCTGCTCATTCTCCTGTATTGCTACCACTTAATGGATTATTGAAGCAAGATCCATGTCATgaaaatttttcacaaaaagaTCAATTGCTGAGTGGAGTTGAAAACACCCCCCCAGCTCATGTG GTAGCTAAGGATGTAGAGGGGTTCAAAACTGCTAAAGTTACAGATGAGTCAAGAGCAGCTAAGGATGTGGAGTCAAGACCAGCCGAGGATGTGGATGAACTGAAGTTAACAAATGATATTGCTAAGGAGAACTTAGCCAAGGACATTGAGGAGTTGAATTCAAAGCTAAATGTAGTAGAGCTAAACCTAAGTGAG GCTAAACTTATTATCACAAAGCTAACAGAGGAAAGGAGCATGGCCACTCGGGAGAAGGAAACACTTAAGCATGAACTA GCAATGTTGAGGAAGAAGAGTGATGTGAGAAGAGTCCGGGTGGGTTTCCCTTTCCTGTTTGTTCTGATAATTGCCCTCATCGGTATTGCAGCTGGATACCTTATGCACTCATAG
- the LOC100242610 gene encoding acyl carrier protein 1, chloroplastic: MASASGVSMSLSSITCSFKKNQVPISSLKSVSMPIKGKSFQSLRLRTGPSRLRVSCAAKPETVNKVCDIVRKQLALPADSEVTGESKFATLGADSLDTVEIVMGLEEEFGISVEEESAQGIATVQDAADLIEQLISNK; this comes from the exons ATGGCTTCCGCCTCAGGAGTTTCCATGTCCTTGAGCTCCATCACTTGCTCCTTCAAGAAAAATCAG GTTCCCATCTCCAGTCTCAAATCAGTTTCTATGCCAATCAAAGGGAAAAGCTTCCAATCTCTAAGGCTGCGGACAGGCCCCTCCCGCCTTCGTGTTTCCTGTGCA GCCAAACCGGAGACAGTGAATAAGGTGTGTGACATTGTGAGGAAACAGCTTGCACTGCCAGCTGACTCTGAGGTCACTGGAGAGTCAAAGTTTGCAACACTTGGAGCTGATTCTCTGGATACT GTTGAGATTGTGATGGGCCTTGAAGAGGAATTTGGGATCAGTGTTGAAGAAGAAAGTGCCCAGGGTATTGCCACTGTCCAAGATGCTGCAGATCTCATCGAACAGCTCATCTCAAATAAGTGA